In Corynebacterium aquatimens, one genomic interval encodes:
- a CDS encoding glycerol-3-phosphate dehydrogenase/oxidase: MSNTPAFDPARTILSPAYREQLLSSLTKGQDQYDLIVIGAGITGAGVALDAASRGLKILVVEARDIAFGTSRWSSKLAHGGLRYLATGSAGVARRSAIERGKLMDTIAPHLVRALPQVVPLTEANKEAVLQRLGFAAGDALRVAAGTSSSVLPRSRVISAERVKELCPTVRKDVKWGFLNYDGQLIDDARLVTAVIRTAMGYGADVLLGARASVAPGRRDGAKVVTLDIDDRTIDVPTIDVAAAGVVNATGVWAGELENKVTIIPSRGTHLVIDAEKVGNPTGALTVAVPGSPTRFCFILPAQMGHCYLGITDDLATIEDEPSVPEEDITFILDVVNGGLETKLTRDDVIGAFAGLRPLVKFGDGESSAEEEIKTSDLSRDHLILTTDGVVTVTGGKLTEYRLMAEQTVDAMLNDESISTNLTSPASECQTKRIPLVGASYERSPHEAWASTGANAEELPESLVARYGAEARNVLAASIIPNGADRVADLDLTRAEISYAVTHEGARSVDDILDRRTRVGFVAADRAAAEPVAREVFDALP; encoded by the coding sequence ATGTCAAACACACCCGCCTTTGATCCCGCGCGTACCATCCTTTCTCCCGCTTACCGTGAGCAGCTCCTCAGCTCGCTCACAAAAGGCCAGGATCAGTACGACCTGATTGTCATCGGTGCCGGCATCACCGGCGCTGGCGTCGCCCTTGACGCCGCCAGCCGTGGTTTAAAAATCCTGGTTGTTGAAGCGCGCGACATTGCTTTTGGCACGTCGCGGTGGTCGTCGAAACTAGCCCACGGCGGGTTGCGGTACCTCGCCACCGGCAGCGCGGGTGTGGCTCGCCGCAGCGCAATCGAACGCGGCAAACTCATGGACACCATCGCCCCCCACCTGGTCCGCGCGCTGCCGCAGGTGGTTCCTCTCACCGAGGCGAACAAAGAAGCCGTGCTGCAACGCCTCGGCTTCGCGGCCGGCGATGCGTTACGCGTCGCTGCCGGGACGTCGTCAAGCGTGCTCCCTCGCTCCCGCGTGATTTCCGCCGAGCGGGTCAAAGAACTCTGCCCCACCGTGCGCAAGGATGTGAAGTGGGGATTCCTTAACTACGACGGCCAGCTTATCGACGACGCCCGCCTCGTCACCGCCGTCATCCGCACCGCCATGGGCTACGGCGCGGACGTCCTCCTCGGCGCGCGTGCTAGCGTCGCCCCGGGCCGCCGCGACGGCGCGAAGGTTGTCACACTCGACATCGACGACCGCACTATCGACGTTCCGACCATCGACGTGGCGGCCGCCGGCGTAGTCAACGCAACCGGCGTCTGGGCCGGCGAGCTTGAAAACAAAGTGACCATCATCCCCAGCCGCGGCACGCACCTGGTGATCGACGCCGAAAAAGTAGGCAACCCCACAGGCGCACTCACCGTCGCCGTGCCGGGATCACCAACTAGGTTTTGTTTCATTCTCCCAGCTCAAATGGGGCATTGCTACCTGGGAATCACCGACGACCTCGCGACAATCGAGGACGAACCTTCCGTCCCCGAAGAAGACATCACGTTCATCCTGGACGTGGTCAACGGCGGCCTTGAGACCAAACTCACCCGCGACGACGTCATCGGCGCCTTCGCCGGCCTACGCCCGCTAGTGAAGTTCGGGGACGGCGAAAGCTCTGCCGAGGAAGAAATCAAAACCTCCGACCTCTCCCGCGACCACCTCATCCTCACCACCGATGGCGTGGTCACGGTTACAGGTGGCAAGCTCACGGAATATCGACTCATGGCGGAGCAAACGGTCGACGCCATGCTTAACGACGAATCCATCTCCACCAACCTCACCTCCCCCGCGTCCGAGTGCCAGACCAAGCGCATTCCCTTGGTCGGTGCATCCTATGAACGCTCCCCGCACGAGGCCTGGGCCTCCACCGGCGCGAACGCGGAAGAACTACCGGAATCCCTGGTTGCCCGCTACGGCGCCGAGGCCCGCAACGTTCTGGCTGCGAGCATCATCCCTAACGGCGCAGACCGCGTCGCGGACCTGGACCTCACGCGCGCCGAGATCTCCTACGCCGTCACCCATGAAGGCGCCCGCAGCGTGGACGACATCCTCGACCGCCGCACCCGCGTTGGTTTCGTCGCCGCCGACCGCGCCGCCGCCGAGCCCGTCGCCCGCGAAGTCTTCGACGCCTTGCCTTGA
- a CDS encoding peptidylprolyl isomerase produces MANNISTQTATLHTNHGDIVIELFGNHAPETVNNFVGLAKGEKDYSTKNASGASEGPFYDGAIFHRIIPGFMIQGGDPTGTGTGGPGYQFGDEFHPELSFDRPYLLAMANAGPGTNGSQFFITVDATPWLNNRHTIFGEVTDEASKKVVDEIAGVQTGRMDRPVEDVVINSISVS; encoded by the coding sequence ATGGCTAACAACATTTCTACGCAAACAGCTACTCTGCACACCAACCACGGTGACATCGTCATCGAGCTCTTTGGCAACCACGCCCCGGAGACCGTGAACAACTTCGTGGGCCTGGCCAAGGGCGAAAAGGACTACTCCACGAAGAACGCTTCCGGTGCGAGCGAAGGCCCGTTCTACGACGGCGCAATCTTCCACCGCATCATCCCGGGCTTCATGATTCAGGGCGGTGACCCGACCGGCACCGGTACCGGTGGCCCGGGTTACCAGTTCGGCGACGAGTTCCACCCAGAGCTCTCCTTCGACCGCCCCTACCTGCTGGCCATGGCCAACGCCGGCCCAGGCACCAACGGCTCCCAGTTCTTCATCACTGTCGATGCCACCCCGTGGTTGAACAACCGCCACACCATCTTCGGCGAAGTCACCGATGAGGCCTCGAAGAAGGTCGTCGATGAAATCGCTGGCGTTCAGACCGGCCGCATGGACCGCCCAGTCGAAGACGTTGTGATCAACTCCATTTCCGTGTCTTAA
- the crgA gene encoding cell division protein CrgA, translated as MPKAKVSKDSVSTPLTTSTGTTRTPVKINTGGTPVWYKVIMFGLMLFGLLWLVVNYLAGPNIPFMVELGPWNYAIGFGGFILGLLMTMGWR; from the coding sequence ATGCCAAAGGCAAAGGTCTCCAAAGACTCGGTCTCTACCCCGCTGACCACGTCGACGGGCACCACCCGCACCCCGGTGAAAATCAACACCGGCGGCACCCCAGTCTGGTACAAGGTCATCATGTTTGGCCTCATGCTGTTTGGCCTGCTGTGGCTGGTTGTCAACTACCTGGCGGGCCCGAACATCCCGTTCATGGTGGAGCTCGGCCCGTGGAACTACGCGATCGGCTTCGGCGGCTTCATCCTGGGGCTGCTGATGACCATGGGGTGGCGTTAG
- the pknB gene encoding Stk1 family PASTA domain-containing Ser/Thr kinase gives MTLVGDRYQLGDMIGTGGMSDVYVATDTLLGREVAVKMLKVDMARDENFRERFRKEAQNSARLNHPNIVAVYDTGATEVDGISVPYIVMEHIKGRNLRDIVREDGPLRPEEAAALMIPVTAALQASHDAGIIHRDVKPANIMVTNTGEVKVMDFGIARALDDSTAAMTQTSAVIGTAQYLSPEQARGKNADARSDIYALGCVMYEAVTGTPPFSGETPFAVAYQHVQEDAEPPSSHMGELNLTDTQAVNVDAVILTAMAKHPADRYQSADEMSEDLQRLERGAVTKAARNHVTESEPTTQVVTPAATVEGSSTRVVSAAEQPEESDQDDYDEYYDENGYYDEDGNYYEYSDEYDDEFGAYDPEYDEYEEAPLASGESRYSQHRLAQNRKNGSIWKWLLAVLAALAIVGGSLYAINEFGGKEEEVENNVVTVPNVIGKPREEAIRSIEALGLQVNISEKPSPDVPRGEVMAVNPNAGSQLKPGAQVTLTVSSGREITDVPDITGKTPQEAKDLLKKAGLTLNDDIERDSSDNVEEGKIISQTPVAGSQLSKGSKVSIKVSTGKEKIRIPSLSGMKVDQARATLSSLGLEATVTEIDSENPKGEVLAVADEGKEVTEGTKVNLQVSNGILMKMPNLVKMTKSRAEETLRSQGWSGRLREGERFSTLVPDDHERISGSRPGAGETIRKDQDITVDVWELGVRDLLP, from the coding sequence ATGACTCTCGTTGGAGACCGCTACCAACTAGGAGACATGATTGGTACCGGCGGGATGTCGGACGTTTATGTCGCCACGGATACCCTGCTGGGGCGCGAAGTCGCCGTGAAGATGCTCAAAGTCGACATGGCCCGCGACGAGAACTTCCGCGAGCGTTTCCGCAAAGAAGCACAGAACTCTGCGCGGTTGAACCACCCCAACATCGTGGCTGTGTACGACACAGGGGCCACGGAAGTTGATGGCATTAGCGTGCCCTACATCGTGATGGAGCACATCAAGGGCCGTAACCTGCGCGACATTGTGCGCGAGGACGGTCCGCTGCGCCCGGAGGAAGCCGCGGCGTTGATGATCCCGGTGACTGCGGCGCTTCAGGCAAGCCACGACGCGGGCATCATTCACCGTGACGTGAAGCCGGCGAACATCATGGTGACTAACACCGGCGAAGTGAAGGTCATGGACTTCGGTATCGCGCGTGCGCTGGATGATTCCACCGCCGCGATGACGCAGACCTCCGCTGTGATCGGCACCGCCCAGTACCTCTCCCCGGAGCAAGCCCGCGGCAAGAACGCGGACGCACGCAGCGACATCTACGCGTTGGGCTGCGTGATGTACGAAGCCGTGACGGGCACGCCGCCGTTTTCTGGTGAGACCCCCTTCGCGGTGGCGTACCAGCACGTTCAAGAAGACGCGGAGCCGCCGAGCAGCCACATGGGGGAGCTGAACCTCACCGACACCCAGGCCGTGAACGTTGATGCGGTGATCCTTACCGCCATGGCAAAACACCCCGCTGACCGGTACCAATCAGCGGATGAAATGTCGGAAGACCTGCAACGCCTTGAGCGCGGGGCTGTAACCAAGGCCGCGCGCAACCACGTTACTGAGTCCGAGCCGACTACCCAGGTGGTTACTCCTGCTGCCACTGTCGAAGGCAGCTCAACGCGCGTGGTGAGCGCAGCCGAGCAGCCCGAGGAAAGCGATCAAGACGACTACGACGAGTACTACGACGAGAACGGGTACTACGACGAAGACGGCAATTACTACGAATACAGCGACGAGTACGACGATGAGTTCGGCGCCTACGACCCGGAGTATGACGAGTACGAAGAGGCCCCGCTAGCTAGCGGCGAATCGCGTTATTCCCAGCACCGCCTCGCGCAGAACCGCAAGAACGGCTCCATATGGAAGTGGCTGCTAGCGGTACTCGCTGCGCTGGCGATCGTGGGCGGCAGCCTGTACGCCATCAATGAATTCGGTGGCAAGGAAGAAGAGGTGGAAAATAACGTCGTCACCGTCCCCAACGTGATTGGAAAGCCACGCGAGGAGGCAATTCGATCGATTGAAGCTCTAGGCCTCCAGGTCAACATCAGCGAGAAACCATCGCCTGACGTGCCGCGCGGCGAGGTCATGGCGGTCAACCCCAACGCCGGCTCGCAGCTCAAGCCCGGCGCGCAAGTCACTCTGACCGTGTCGTCCGGCCGCGAAATCACCGACGTCCCTGACATCACCGGCAAGACGCCGCAGGAAGCGAAGGATCTACTGAAGAAAGCGGGGCTCACGCTTAACGACGACATTGAGCGCGATTCCAGCGACAACGTCGAGGAAGGCAAGATCATTTCCCAAACTCCGGTGGCAGGCTCCCAGCTGTCGAAGGGCTCCAAGGTCTCCATCAAGGTTTCGACGGGTAAAGAGAAGATCCGTATTCCGTCGTTAAGCGGCATGAAAGTGGATCAGGCCCGCGCGACCCTGTCCTCGCTTGGGTTGGAAGCGACCGTCACCGAAATCGACTCTGAAAACCCCAAGGGTGAAGTCCTCGCCGTCGCGGATGAAGGCAAGGAAGTCACCGAGGGAACGAAGGTTAACCTGCAAGTTTCCAACGGAATCCTGATGAAGATGCCGAACCTGGTGAAAATGACCAAGTCCCGCGCTGAGGAAACCCTGCGTTCCCAAGGCTGGTCCGGCAGACTCCGTGAAGGTGAGCGATTCAGCACGTTGGTGCCGGACGATCACGAGCGCATCTCCGGTTCCCGACCGGGCGCCGGTGAAACGATCCGCAAGGACCAAGACATCACCGTCGATGTTTGGGAATTAGGAGTTCGGGACTTGCTGCCCTAA
- a CDS encoding serine/threonine-protein kinase has translation MNTDNRHELQRLIGADYQLQWVVGQGGMSTVWLADDKVNDREVAIKVLRPEYTGHEEFLTRFRNEAIAAEGIESDNVVATYDYREVDTTEGFSMCYIVMEYIRGESLADMIAREGRLTESLALDVLAQASNGLAVIHQMGLVHRDIKPGNLMITQNGQVKITDFGIAKAAAAVPLTKTGMVVGTAQYVSPEQAQGLPVTATSDVYSLSVVGYEMLCGRRPFTGESSVSIAMAHVSQTPPPMSTAISAPSRELIGIGLRKDPATRYANGSEFLRAIRQAQAGERPTAPRPTTTRTPALPTSVATGELPRQRPPQQQRPPQQLPPQQRPPQQRRPYQPPPPPPEEKSSTGLWIGAGVLALLLLGGGVFAYSQGYLGGTGTESSTSEMPPAPEPTQEEPTVEPEPEPEPEEQPRYTPPERPSVREPEPERPTPRERELPRRTQPAPQPDVEDNQPVPTPNQDPPAMPFPQLREDVLGIGTKIGVVNLDQGGA, from the coding sequence GTGAACACCGATAACCGACACGAGCTCCAGCGCCTCATCGGCGCGGACTATCAGCTCCAGTGGGTCGTGGGTCAGGGCGGAATGTCCACGGTGTGGCTTGCCGACGACAAGGTCAACGACCGGGAAGTCGCCATCAAGGTCCTACGCCCTGAATACACAGGCCATGAGGAATTTCTCACCCGTTTCCGCAACGAGGCCATTGCGGCTGAGGGCATTGAATCCGACAACGTGGTTGCCACCTACGACTACCGCGAAGTGGACACCACTGAGGGTTTCTCCATGTGCTACATCGTCATGGAATACATCCGCGGTGAATCGCTGGCCGACATGATTGCGCGCGAAGGGCGTCTCACAGAATCCTTGGCGCTCGACGTCCTGGCGCAGGCCTCCAACGGCCTCGCGGTGATCCACCAGATGGGTCTTGTCCACAGGGATATTAAGCCCGGTAACCTCATGATCACCCAGAACGGCCAGGTCAAAATCACCGACTTCGGTATTGCCAAAGCAGCCGCGGCCGTCCCATTGACCAAAACCGGAATGGTGGTGGGCACGGCCCAGTACGTCTCCCCTGAGCAAGCGCAAGGCCTGCCGGTGACCGCAACTTCTGACGTGTACTCCCTGTCCGTCGTCGGCTACGAAATGCTGTGCGGACGCCGCCCTTTCACCGGCGAGTCCTCCGTCTCCATCGCGATGGCCCACGTCTCTCAGACACCGCCGCCGATGTCGACGGCGATTTCCGCACCGTCGCGCGAACTAATTGGCATTGGATTGCGCAAAGATCCTGCAACCCGCTACGCCAACGGCAGCGAATTCCTCCGCGCGATCCGCCAAGCCCAGGCCGGCGAGCGCCCCACCGCCCCACGCCCAACGACGACGCGGACGCCGGCCCTGCCCACCAGCGTGGCTACCGGCGAATTGCCCCGCCAGCGCCCGCCACAGCAGCAGCGCCCGCCGCAGCAGCTTCCGCCGCAGCAGCGCCCGCCACAACAGCGCCGCCCGTACCAACCGCCACCGCCACCCCCGGAAGAGAAAAGCAGCACTGGCCTGTGGATTGGTGCTGGTGTCTTGGCGTTGCTCTTGCTCGGCGGCGGTGTGTTCGCCTACTCGCAGGGGTATCTCGGCGGGACGGGTACGGAGTCGTCGACAAGCGAAATGCCCCCGGCCCCCGAACCGACGCAGGAAGAGCCGACGGTGGAGCCGGAACCCGAACCGGAACCGGAAGAACAGCCGCGCTACACGCCACCGGAGAGGCCTTCAGTGCGTGAGCCGGAGCCAGAAAGGCCGACGCCACGCGAGCGGGAATTGCCCCGCCGCACGCAGCCGGCGCCTCAGCCGGATGTCGAGGACAACCAGCCGGTGCCAACACCAAACCAGGACCCCCCTGCCATGCCATTCCCCCAGTTAAGAGAAGATGTATTGGGAATAGGTACAAAGATCGGTGTAGTGAACTTAGACCAAGGAGGAGCGTAA
- a CDS encoding penicillin-binding transpeptidase domain-containing protein: MNSSIRVGAIGSLLLTLILLLNFSWVQVFHEDEYAGHPENRRNNFEAKKVDRGSIFSGETILAESHPDENGNFHRSYPNMPVSFAPLTGYMSDIYGTAGLEAGFNTELSGESSLASSRFFRTSKETRVGNSVELTIDPQLQATAYDQLSNSGYNGAVVAIRPSSGEVLAMASNPSYDPNAISSADDEVAKKAWEATTNDPGKPLVNVAAQDQLPPGSIFKIITTAAALDNGYRAESPVTGAPSITLPGTNQQLTNYDGQGCGGQTTTLRNAFVNSCNTAFVEIEEKIGSEELEKAATKFGVGEKYDLGINSSAGSLGDLQDPARAAMSAIGQADVTMTALQAAVMAATVANEGTRMSPYIVKRVVTPDLKTLRQTRPNEAAKALKPEVAKAVTDLMYGSESQTWGYDGNGFASKTGTAEHGEGLPPHVWYVAFDPDKDVAVAVVVKNGGGLGLKATGGQVCSPIGRTILRAAPAAEKGGDGEHR; encoded by the coding sequence ATGAATTCGTCCATACGCGTTGGCGCCATCGGCTCCCTTCTCCTGACGCTGATCTTGCTGCTTAACTTCTCCTGGGTTCAGGTCTTCCACGAAGATGAATACGCAGGTCACCCGGAAAACCGCCGCAACAACTTTGAGGCGAAGAAAGTGGACCGCGGCAGCATCTTCTCTGGCGAGACCATCCTGGCGGAATCCCACCCGGATGAGAACGGCAACTTCCACCGCTCCTACCCCAACATGCCAGTGTCTTTCGCGCCTTTGACCGGCTACATGTCGGACATCTACGGCACGGCTGGCCTAGAGGCCGGATTCAATACAGAACTCAGCGGGGAATCTTCGCTGGCAAGCTCACGGTTCTTCCGCACGAGCAAAGAAACCCGGGTAGGTAACTCCGTTGAGCTCACCATTGATCCGCAGCTCCAAGCAACGGCCTATGACCAGTTGAGCAACTCCGGTTACAACGGTGCTGTGGTAGCGATCCGGCCGTCGTCAGGCGAAGTGCTCGCGATGGCGTCGAACCCTTCTTACGACCCCAACGCGATCTCCAGCGCGGACGACGAAGTGGCCAAGAAGGCGTGGGAAGCCACGACGAATGATCCCGGAAAACCGCTGGTGAACGTCGCGGCGCAGGACCAACTCCCGCCCGGATCAATCTTCAAAATCATCACCACCGCCGCCGCTTTAGACAACGGTTACCGCGCAGAATCCCCGGTGACCGGCGCGCCGTCGATCACGCTTCCCGGCACAAACCAGCAGCTGACCAACTATGACGGCCAAGGCTGCGGCGGCCAAACGACGACACTACGCAACGCGTTTGTGAACTCCTGCAACACGGCGTTCGTAGAGATCGAGGAGAAGATCGGCTCGGAGGAGCTTGAGAAAGCCGCGACGAAGTTTGGCGTCGGCGAGAAATACGATTTAGGCATCAACTCTTCCGCGGGTTCGCTGGGCGATCTGCAGGATCCGGCACGCGCGGCAATGTCTGCCATCGGCCAGGCTGATGTCACGATGACCGCGTTGCAAGCTGCGGTCATGGCGGCGACGGTGGCTAATGAGGGCACTCGGATGAGCCCCTACATTGTGAAACGCGTAGTCACCCCGGATTTGAAGACCTTGCGCCAGACGCGCCCGAATGAGGCGGCGAAGGCACTGAAGCCCGAGGTAGCCAAAGCAGTGACAGACCTGATGTACGGCTCCGAGTCCCAGACCTGGGGCTACGACGGCAACGGTTTCGCGTCGAAGACCGGCACCGCCGAGCACGGCGAGGGGCTTCCACCGCACGTCTGGTACGTGGCCTTCGACCCTGACAAGGACGTTGCCGTAGCAGTGGTGGTGAAAAATGGTGGCGGCCTAGGGCTCAAGGCCACCGGTGGTCAGGTCTGCTCTCCCATCGGCCGCACCATCTTGCGCGCCGCGCCCGCCGCAGAGAAGGGAGGCGACGGTGAACACCGATAA